The Setaria italica strain Yugu1 chromosome IX, Setaria_italica_v2.0, whole genome shotgun sequence genome has a window encoding:
- the LOC101771198 gene encoding PHD finger protein ALFIN-LIKE 3, with translation MDMAPASISSNPRSVEEIYKDFSARRAGLVRALTSDVDDFYSACDPDKENLCLYGLPNGTWAVAPPAEEVPPEMPEPALGINFARDGMQRRDWLSLVAVHSDSWLISVAFFFGARLNANDRKRLFSMVSDLPSVFEAFSDRKHGRDRSGVDSSGKSRHSSKRGSDGHTKNSRAAAPPAKEYDDDDDEDDEEHTETFCGTCGGLYNSNEFWIGCDICERWFHGKCVRITPARADHIKHYKCPDCSSKKMRQ, from the exons ATGGACATGGCCCCCGCGTCCATCTCGTCCAACCCGCGCTCGGTAGAGGAAATCTACAAGGACttctccgcccgccgcgccggcctcgtCCGCGCCCTCACCTCCG ATGTGGACGATTTCTACAGCGCCTGCGACCCAG ATAAGGAGAATTTGTGCTTGTACGGCCTCCCCAACGGGACctgggcggtggcgccgccagCGGAGGAGGTGCCGCCGGAGATGCCGGAGCCGGCGCTGGGCATCAACTTCGCGCGCGACGGCATGCAACGCCGCGACTGGCTCTCGCTCGTCGCAGTACACTCCGACTCGTGGCTGATTTccgtcgccttcttcttcggcGCACGCCTCAACGCCAACGATCG GAAGCGCTTATTCAGCATGGTCAGTGATCTTCCATCTGTCTTTGAAGCATTCTCGGACAGGAAACATGGCAGAGATAGGTCTGGTGTTGATAGCAGCGGCAAGTCCAGACACTCGTCAAAG AGAGGAAGCGACGGGCACACGAAGAATTCTAGAGCAGCAGCTCCGCCTGCAAAGGAgtatgatgacgacgacgacgaagacgacgaggagCACACCGAGACCTTCTGTGGCACCTGCGGCGGGCTCTACAATTCGAACGAGTTCTGGATCGGCTGCGACATCTGCGAGAGGTGGTTCCACGGCAAGTGCGTGCGGATCACCCCCGCCCGAGCGGACCACATAAAGCACTACAAGTGCCCGGACTGCAGCTCGAAGAAAATGAGGCAGTAG
- the LOC101771599 gene encoding 40S ribosomal protein S23, whose product MGKTRGMGAGRKLKTHRRNQRWADKAYKKSHLGNEWKKPFAGSSHAKGIVLEKIGIEAKQPNSAIRKCARVQLVKNGKKIAAFVPNDGCLNYIEENDEVLIAGFGRKGHAVGDIPGVRFKVVKVSGVSLLALFKEKKEKPRS is encoded by the exons ATGGG TAAGACACGTGGTATGGGAGCTGGACGCAAGCTCAAGACCCACAGAAGGAACCAGAGGTGGGCTGACAAAGCCTACAAGAAGAGCCATCTTGGCAACGAGTGGAAGAAACCCTTTGCTGGTTCATCTCACGCTAAGGGAATCGTCCTTGAAAAGAT TGGCATTGAGGCTAAGCAGCCTAACTCTGCTATCCGTAAGTGTGCTCGTGTCCAGCTGGTGAAGAATGGGAAGAAGATTGCTGCATTCGTGCCGAACGACGGTTGCCTGAACTACATCGAGGAAAAT GATGAGGTGCTGATTGCTGGGTTCGGTCGTAAGGGTCACGCCGTGGGAGATATTCCTGGTGTCCGTTTCAAGGTCGTGAAGGTCTCTGGAGTTTCCCTGCTCGCCCTCTtcaaggagaagaaagagaagccGAGATCTTAA